Below is a genomic region from Triticum dicoccoides isolate Atlit2015 ecotype Zavitan chromosome 5A, WEW_v2.0, whole genome shotgun sequence.
TTTCTTAGTCGGCTAAGGCGGTTGAAGAGTCCTGGATCTCCCGTTCGGCGTGTCTTGGATGGCAAGCCGAATTCTTCCTTTGGTGGAGGCCATGGGCTGGGTAGAAGGCATGGGCAGGCGAGGGCTTTACTAGGTCTGGTGGGCCGACTTCTGGTGCCCTGGATACCCCGGATTCatggcatcgtcagttttggtgGAAAGACAGCTACACTACTTTTTTTCCCTCTAAACAACTCCCGTTGGATTCTAGTTTGAGATAACTGGTGTCAGTTATACTAGCATTTTAGCATCAAATCTATTATTTTCTTCTTCAAGATTTGGATTGCAAAAACTCAGACATATATATTGATGATAGCTACGTCCAGAACAAGTTTCAGAATGTGATGTTTAATTGGATGGAGGTTGGCATAGCCTTATAACAAATAATGTACATACAATATGATATTAGAAGATAGAGAAGAGATAAATTGAATAAATAAACCAATAAGGCCGTCCAGATAGCATCATCAACTCCTGATTCGCGGGGTTCACAGATTCGAAGTTGACCCACATATCCAGATTGTTAATGAACGTGACTATATACGCATGTTTTTACATAACAACATTGCGGGCTGCGGCAGGACCGTTCATCTTGCAGAGCAACGCAACCCTTCCAAGCACACATAGCAAAGGGAAGGTCATCAATCCTCAAGGGTCAGAACTTGTGAGCACCTGGAAATGGTTTTGAGGTCCTGACTGAGACTTCAGGTTTAACTTAGCACACCCAGGTCACGTGTCAGTCGTCATCGCAAGGAAGGAGTGTTGGTATTTGTCCATGATCAACGAAATCAAGCCGGTTTAGCCTTACACTGCACAGGACATTCTCAGGGAGTTCTTCCTGCTTCTGGGCCTGCATGACACGCTCAACATTTTCAGTTCATCGACAAGTTATCCCTCCTAGCAACTTATCAAGAAGAATGAGTCATCATGCTACCTGTATGGTTAGACCCAGATCGATTACACCATGCTTCAGCCGTTCTCGGAAAGCTTCGAGCCCTTTCCTTGATATGAAGCTAAACCGGTGCACATCTAGGTCTATCTCCAAGTAATTTGATCCCTGTATGTCTCAAACCCATATGTTATATAGGAGTGGAGATGCtagcaaaaaaaaactaaaaagatgGCATGCATCAAGAAAATGTCACGCACCACATAGAAGTTGTGTTGAGGCCGTGACAGAACTGGCTTTTCATTATAAGCCTGCACAAGTTTCCTCTCCGCAGAACTCAGATTCATATCATCTGGGTTAACCAACCCAGTCAATATTTTCAATCTTTCCCTGTAAGGAACAGTTGAGTCTAATGGAAACCCTTTGACCTTTTCTACCTCATCGCTTACAAGTCTCTGTAAATGAGACAGAAAACAGAGATCAAGGGCATATCAGTTCAGGTCATCAACATGCATCAGTTGTCTGCGAACAAAGACGGGAGAGAGAAAATTTACCTTGATACTCTCATAGAAGTAAGGAGAAATATCTTTCTCAAAGTTGTCGTTCAGTTTGAAATACAACACCAGGTTAATCCCTTCCCCATCGCTGTCCCCAAGGAAGATAGCAGTCGGATATGTAGGCATCTGGGTGCACAATACATACGCATTAGTAATCATTGCAATAACTAGCATCCTAAATGTTTAGGGGAAACCAGCGAGTTCTGACTATCATACCTGAATATTTACGATAAGTAACGAAGGAACTTTCTCACTTGGCCTTATAGATGGTAGCTCAATATGCTGGGCAATGTGATGTATTTTCCTTGGTGACATGAACATGTCCACGCCGATTGGAGTATATGGAGAACTTCCTGGGGCAGCTGCCTTCTTTTTGTCTCTACATAAAAGTTATACAAATTAAAACGAAGTTCATGTACTAGAAAATTACAAAACAAGACAAGCAAAGGGTGCACCAACTCTTACCTGAAAAAGCTTTCTCCGCGTAGCTTGAAGGTCGAAGGCTCAAGAATGGACCAACAACCTTCTGATATTTTCTCGCTGGCTTGAGGAATCAATAGCCCGGCTCTTGGACGAATCAAGTACCTCCTAGAGCCTGGGGATAGAGATTCAACATCAATCATATTTCTGAAAATTATCTAATGTAGAAAAAATATGGTAAGACACATCAGAGGAAAACTCACATATTTCAGTAATTTGCTCCCCATCaaaagatgtcctcgtgaaagagaGCCTGACAACTCCTGACTTCTTCTTTTGGCCCCGTGGGCTCGCCACTCCCAAAGGCTGAACCTTATTAGCATGACGAGGCGTGCACACTGGTGTCAAACTTTTGAAGATACTTTCATGAGATTTTTCTCCATCTTTGAAAGACTTCAAATTATTGCATGCCTCGTCACCTCTTCGAAGTTTTGTCAGCATTTTTACGCCATCATTTTTTGTCTTTGCTTCCTCCACCTTTGCACCAGAGATATCAGATGTTTCCGAACTTGCAATTTTAAGCCTCTCTGCTTCCTGAACACCGGATTGGCTTGATTTATCCATACAGTTTGCATCTCTTGTTAGGTACTGTTCAACAGCTTGAGCAACACATGAACTGTCGAAAAACTTCTCGAACTTCTGGATGCAATCAGCAATACATGAAGCATCTTCACACTGCACTAAGTGTGTCCTTCCTGCGCTCGACATGGCAGGAAAGTCTGCAAGAAAAGATTGTGCATAAATATATAAGAACAAATTCATATGCCTACTGCTAATCAAACCTGTCCAGAGAAAATACAATACCTCCGTTGACACTGCTGAAGTCCTCATCGGAATCAGACCCCAAAATACTGACAGAATCGAACCATGCTTCTTCCTGACATACAACTGCACCAATAGGGCAAAATATAAGGACTTTCGATCCTAAATGTGAAATGTAAAGACTTTGGATCCTAAAATGTATGAAAGTAACATGAAAACTCCGATTACCGCTTCCATTTTCAGAGTCTAGCTCGCTATGATGCCACTGCAGCTGTGTGAGGTGGAATGTTACATTAGAGCCATCG
It encodes:
- the LOC119299635 gene encoding uncharacterized protein LOC119299635, with product MGACVSSSRRRRPQRLRCTYRRGKVLRNTPTIRASDVGTCAASGEVVHVETSAATRRKSDGSNVTFHLTQLQWHHSELDSENGSVVCQEEAWFDSVSILGSDSDEDFSSVNGDFPAMSSAGRTHLVQCEDASCIADCIQKFEKFFDSSCVAQAVEQYLTRDANCMDKSSQSGVQEAERLKIASSETSDISGAKVEEAKTKNDGVKMLTKLRRGDEACNNLKSFKDGEKSHESIFKSLTPVCTPRHANKVQPLGVASPRGQKKKSGVVRLSFTRTSFDGEQITEICSRRYLIRPRAGLLIPQASEKISEGCWSILEPSTFKLRGESFFRDKKKAAAPGSSPYTPIGVDMFMSPRKIHHIAQHIELPSIRPSEKVPSLLIVNIQMPTYPTAIFLGDSDGEGINLVLYFKLNDNFEKDISPYFYESIKRLVSDEVEKVKGFPLDSTVPYRERLKILTGLVNPDDMNLSSAERKLVQAYNEKPVLSRPQHNFYVGSNYLEIDLDVHRFSFISRKGLEAFRERLKHGVIDLGLTIQAQKQEELPENVLCSVRLNRLDFVDHGQIPTLLPCDDD